One genomic region from Quercus robur chromosome 4, dhQueRobu3.1, whole genome shotgun sequence encodes:
- the LOC126723124 gene encoding MATH domain and coiled-coil domain-containing protein At3g58200-like produces the protein MENKSGEFAITRMARHFRPAHYLLKIQSYSLLCETGVEKYDSGVFEVGGHKWRLSLYPKGNEKMNGTGHISIYLSIVDTEKSPLGWEVNASFKLFVYDQIRDKFLTIQDVEGAIRRFHDIKTEWGFDKFLPLDSFNIISNGYLVNDCCVFGAEIFVHERSAKRECFTMIREPPNRIMTWKIENFSQKDRVLYASQVYVVGELKWKILIYPNGFYNEAPKAISVFLDSVDCVAPDYKIFVDFKLRIRDQINNEHAEERAKHWFSASCNDWGFSQLLSRKDLEDASKGFLVEDTLIVEAEIMVMSTIK, from the exons CAATCACAAGAATGGCAAGACATTTTCGGCCAGCTCATTACTTACTAAAAATACAGTCATACTCTTTACTGTGTGAGACTGGGGTTGAAAAGTACGACTCTGGTGTTTTTGAAGTTGGCGGCCACAAATG GAGGTTGTCTCTCTATCCAAAaggaaatgagaaaatgaatGGGACTGGTCACATCTCCATTTATTTGTCAATTGTTGATACAGAAAAATCTCCTCTGGGATGGGAGGTTAATGCCAGCTTCAAATTGTTTGTGTATGATCAGATACGGGACAAGTTCTTGACCATTCAAG ATGTTGAAGGGGCAATTAGAAGATTTCATGACATAAAGACTGAATGGGGTTTCGACAAATTTCTCCCTCTTGATTCttttaatattatttcaaaTGGATACCTTGTCAATGATTGTTGTGTATTTGGTGCGGAGATTTTTGTTCATGAACGTAGTGCAAAACGAGAGTGTTTTACCATGATAAGAGAACCTCCCAATCGAATTATGACTTGGAAGATTGAAAACTTTTCACAAAAGGATAGAGTATTATATGCTTCTCAAGTATATGTTGTTGGAGAATTAAAatg GAAAATACTGATTTATCCCAATGGATTTTATAATGAAGCACCCAAAGCAATTTCCGTCTTCCTCGACTCAGTAGATTGTGTTGCACctgattacaaaatttttgtggATTTTAAGCTGCGGATAAGGGACCAAATTAACAATGAACATGCAGAAGAAAGAG CTAAACACTGGTTCTCTGCCTCATGTAACGACTGGGGTTTTTCGCAACTTTTGTCACGAAAGGATCTTGAGGATGCATCCAAGGGGTTTCTTGTTGAAGATACGTTGATTGTAGAAGCAGAAATTATGGTTATGTCTACTATAAAGTAG